One Nitrospina watsonii DNA segment encodes these proteins:
- a CDS encoding rhodanese-like domain-containing protein, producing MDAESQDVLPMSPGELKKRMDKGEVECLLDVREDWEHSLSALPDSIHIPLGELIDRFQELAFEEEIVVYCHFGERSFRAGKILKESGVNTVYNLIGGIDAYSQIADPSIPRYRSQI from the coding sequence ATGGATGCCGAATCGCAAGACGTTTTGCCCATGTCGCCGGGGGAGTTGAAGAAGCGGATGGACAAGGGCGAGGTCGAGTGCCTGCTCGATGTGCGGGAGGACTGGGAGCATTCGTTGTCGGCGTTGCCGGATTCCATCCACATTCCGCTGGGCGAGTTGATCGACCGCTTTCAGGAACTGGCGTTCGAGGAAGAAATCGTCGTGTACTGCCATTTCGGCGAGCGTTCGTTCCGCGCCGGGAAGATCCTCAAAGAGTCCGGCGTGAATACCGTGTACAACCTCATCGGCGGCATCGACGCCTACTCGCAGATCGCCGATCCCTCCATCCCGCGTTACCGCTCCCAGATCTAG
- a CDS encoding M14 family metallopeptidase — MDLHRLDHVPPELLTTPVEELDNVLPGPTLLHIPGRAEPPLFISTLLHGDEPTGFQSMQRLLTQYLGSPEGLPRSVWLFLGNVHAAKGNLRHLDQQPDFNRIWNGGDRPEHRLAARVVTMARENGLFACIDIHNTSGKNPPYSAINKLDPACVFLGKLFSDKLVYFTRPDTVLSKAFAEICPAVTVECGQAGDPKGLERVHGFVDQCLNLAAIVPTGYRTADESVYHSIGRIEFPDGCTVGFDHSGGQEDFVFVENLDSLNFQELPENTRIGWRHDAGKRLVVIDETGKEVGDEFFVYKGDEIRLKRAVVPSMLTTRPDAALDDCLGYLMQRYVLE; from the coding sequence ATGGACCTGCACCGGCTCGACCATGTGCCTCCGGAACTGCTCACCACGCCCGTCGAAGAATTGGATAACGTCCTGCCGGGGCCGACGCTCTTGCACATTCCCGGCCGCGCCGAACCGCCGCTGTTCATCTCGACGCTGCTGCACGGCGACGAGCCGACGGGATTCCAGTCCATGCAGAGACTGCTGACGCAGTACCTCGGATCGCCGGAAGGACTGCCGCGCAGTGTGTGGCTGTTTCTCGGCAACGTGCATGCGGCCAAGGGCAACCTGCGTCACCTCGACCAGCAACCCGACTTCAACCGCATCTGGAACGGCGGAGACCGGCCGGAGCATCGCCTCGCGGCACGCGTAGTGACTATGGCGCGGGAGAACGGACTGTTCGCCTGCATCGACATCCACAACACGTCGGGCAAGAACCCGCCCTACTCCGCCATCAACAAACTCGATCCCGCGTGCGTGTTCCTCGGCAAACTGTTCAGCGACAAGCTGGTGTACTTCACCCGGCCCGACACCGTGCTCAGCAAAGCGTTCGCCGAGATCTGCCCGGCGGTGACGGTGGAGTGCGGGCAGGCGGGCGATCCCAAGGGCCTCGAACGCGTGCACGGCTTCGTCGATCAGTGCCTGAACCTCGCGGCGATCGTGCCGACCGGATACCGCACGGCGGACGAGTCGGTGTACCACAGCATCGGGCGCATCGAGTTTCCGGATGGCTGCACGGTCGGGTTCGATCATTCGGGGGGACAGGAAGACTTCGTGTTCGTGGAGAATCTGGACAGCCTGAACTTCCAGGAACTGCCGGAGAACACGCGCATCGGCTGGCGGCACGACGCGGGCAAGCGGTTGGTTGTGATCGACGAGACGGGGAAGGAAGTGGGCGACGAGTTTTTTGTTTATAAAGGGGACGAGATACGCTTGAAGCGCGCGGTGGTGCCCTCCATGCTGACCACCCGCCCCGACGCCGCCCTCGACGACTGCCTGGGCTACCTCATGCAGAGGTATGTGTTGGAGTGA
- the fliW gene encoding flagellar assembly protein FliW, translated as MKYASTRLGEFEVPPASILTFTQGLSGFEMELEYALLPFDAKTESPLHWLHSLHNAELAFVVTNPFLFVPDYQVEMSPADKLELAFGTNDAMAVLSIVRVPEDYRQMTANLLAPIVINEARRLCKQIVLTHPNYETRHYLLPESVRNSNA; from the coding sequence ATGAAATACGCATCCACACGGCTGGGCGAGTTTGAAGTCCCGCCCGCATCCATTCTGACGTTCACGCAAGGCCTGTCCGGCTTCGAGATGGAGTTGGAATACGCGCTGCTGCCTTTCGACGCCAAAACCGAAAGCCCACTCCACTGGCTGCATTCGCTGCACAACGCCGAGCTGGCTTTCGTCGTCACCAATCCGTTTCTGTTCGTGCCCGACTATCAGGTGGAGATGAGTCCCGCCGACAAGCTGGAACTGGCCTTCGGCACCAACGATGCGATGGCCGTGCTCAGCATCGTGCGCGTTCCGGAAGATTACCGGCAGATGACGGCCAACCTGCTGGCCCCCATCGTCATCAACGAAGCACGCCGGCTGTGCAAGCAGATCGTCCTCACTCACCCCAACTACGAAACGCGACATTACCTCTTGCCGGAATCCGTCCGCAACAGCAACGCTTAG
- a CDS encoding 3-isopropylmalate dehydratase large subunit, whose translation MGMTITEKIIAAHSGKASVKPGDNVWVDVDVLMTHDVCGPGTIGIFKKQFGDTAKVWDREKVVIIPDHYIFTSDPHANRNVDIIRAFAKEQDLPYYYDVGTDNYKGVCHVALAQEGHNRPGEVLFGTDSHTCTSGAFGMFSTGIGNTDAAFILGTGKLWVKVPETMRFEFRGQFPPYLMAKDILLQVIGDIGCDGATYRTMEWAGDAVMSLSMEERMTLCNMAIEAGGKNAVIEADQTTFDYLETRNKKPYNVVHGDADANTFFHKVYDADKMEPVVAKPHSPDNRALARECSDVKLDRAYIGSCTGGKLTDFIAAAEILKGEKVKIGTFIVPATMEVEQELNTHKIDGKTVMQIFEEAGCHIGEPSCAACLGGPADTFGRTQGSEVVISTTNRNFPGRMGSKQSSVFLASPYTAAASALTGRVTDPREFMAAAV comes from the coding sequence ATGGGAATGACCATCACTGAAAAAATCATCGCCGCGCACTCGGGCAAAGCCTCGGTAAAACCGGGCGACAACGTGTGGGTGGATGTGGATGTCCTGATGACGCACGACGTGTGCGGTCCGGGCACCATCGGCATCTTCAAAAAACAATTCGGCGACACCGCCAAGGTCTGGGACCGCGAAAAAGTGGTCATCATTCCGGACCACTATATATTCACGTCCGATCCGCACGCCAACCGCAATGTGGACATCATCCGCGCCTTTGCCAAGGAGCAGGATCTTCCTTATTATTACGACGTCGGCACCGACAACTACAAGGGCGTCTGCCACGTGGCGCTGGCGCAGGAAGGCCACAACCGGCCGGGCGAGGTGCTGTTCGGCACCGACTCGCACACCTGCACCTCGGGCGCGTTCGGCATGTTCTCCACCGGCATCGGCAACACCGACGCGGCCTTCATCCTGGGCACCGGCAAGCTGTGGGTGAAAGTGCCGGAGACCATGCGCTTCGAGTTCCGCGGCCAGTTCCCGCCTTACCTCATGGCGAAGGACATCCTGTTGCAGGTGATCGGCGACATCGGCTGCGACGGCGCCACCTACCGCACCATGGAATGGGCGGGCGACGCGGTGATGAGCCTCTCCATGGAAGAGCGCATGACACTGTGCAACATGGCCATCGAGGCCGGCGGCAAAAACGCCGTCATCGAGGCCGACCAGACCACGTTCGACTACCTGGAGACGCGCAACAAGAAACCGTACAACGTGGTCCACGGCGACGCCGACGCGAACACCTTCTTCCACAAGGTGTACGACGCCGACAAGATGGAACCGGTGGTGGCCAAACCGCATTCGCCGGACAACCGGGCGCTGGCCCGCGAGTGCTCCGACGTCAAGCTCGACCGCGCCTACATCGGGTCCTGCACCGGCGGCAAGCTGACCGATTTCATCGCCGCGGCGGAGATCCTGAAAGGCGAGAAGGTCAAGATCGGCACCTTCATCGTTCCGGCCACCATGGAAGTGGAACAGGAATTGAACACCCACAAGATCGACGGCAAGACGGTCATGCAGATTTTCGAGGAAGCGGGCTGCCACATCGGCGAGCCTTCCTGCGCAGCCTGCCTGGGCGGTCCGGCGGACACCTTCGGCCGCACCCAGGGCTCGGAAGTGGTGATCTCCACCACCAACCGCAACTTCCCAGGCCGCATGGGATCGAAGCAGTCTTCGGTTTTCCTGGCGTCCCCGTACACGGCGGCGGCCTCGGCCCTCACCGGACGGGTCACCGATCCCCGTGAATTCATGGCCGCGGCGGTTTAA
- the flgN gene encoding flagellar export chaperone FlgN, translated as MSSRQTTQILEGLQSQKTGYAQLLELAKKQKAAIDTDDETRLLQLIQSKEQLLRALRETEQTLKESSDSLSNEAKKALPPQAKELQNEVLRLMEQLIQIENECAESLKSKALGTRDELADLKNRKQSIKQYGMPGTKGTEFSGDA; from the coding sequence ATGTCATCCAGACAAACAACCCAGATTCTCGAAGGGCTCCAGTCGCAGAAAACCGGATACGCGCAGCTTCTGGAACTCGCGAAAAAACAGAAAGCCGCCATCGACACGGACGATGAGACCCGCCTGTTGCAATTGATTCAGAGTAAAGAACAACTCCTGCGGGCCCTACGCGAAACCGAGCAGACACTGAAGGAAAGCTCGGACAGTCTTTCCAATGAGGCAAAAAAAGCATTGCCGCCCCAGGCTAAAGAATTGCAGAACGAAGTGCTGAGGCTGATGGAACAACTGATCCAGATTGAAAACGAATGTGCGGAAAGCCTGAAGTCGAAAGCGCTGGGCACCCGCGACGAACTGGCGGACCTCAAAAACCGCAAGCAGAGCATCAAGCAGTACGGCATGCCTGGCACCAAGGGCACGGAGTTTTCCGGGGACGCCTGA
- a CDS encoding pentapeptide repeat-containing protein, with protein MAKTQTQSDRTRAEKGKRNLIRADLSWQKLSGANLTRANLRGANLSHADLAAANLSESNLNGANLTGTKLTNVKFDHAVLANTDFTKADLTGAQFRSVDLSRAKNLTQAQLKTARIDSGTTKLPPRMSV; from the coding sequence ATGGCTAAGACCCAGACTCAATCCGACCGGACGCGGGCGGAAAAAGGCAAGCGCAACCTGATCCGCGCCGACCTGTCCTGGCAAAAGCTCAGCGGGGCCAACCTGACCCGCGCCAACCTGCGCGGCGCCAACCTGTCGCATGCCGATCTGGCCGCAGCCAACCTGAGCGAGAGCAATCTCAATGGCGCCAACCTCACCGGCACCAAGCTGACAAACGTCAAATTCGATCACGCCGTCCTCGCCAACACCGACTTCACCAAAGCCGATCTCACCGGCGCACAATTCCGCAGCGTGGACCTGAGTCGCGCCAAGAACCTGACTCAGGCGCAATTGAAAACCGCCCGCATCGATTCCGGCACCACCAAACTGCCACCACGCATGAGCGTCTGA
- a CDS encoding SLC13 family permease, whose product MNESPKIFIDRRPLWIVAFDRLRRGIVVAILFALFVVFLNQDAPAGLTPEAYKVLCLFGLCVALWSSNVIPLSVTSLFVIGAVPLLDIMDASQVYAFFGNKAVFFILGAFILSGSMIACGLSVRLSLWVIENWGHDPRKLMASIYLLGAVGSCFMSEHAVAAMLFPIVTEIVSALQLAPGRSQYGKMLYFALGWGCIIGGATTVLGGGRVPLAVEMLEKGTENEHTLGILQYSVLSFPVIPVLLICGWVVLGFLFKAEAVDVTPALDTLERKALGLGKISYKEMGVGAVMAVTLFFWFAFGDTFGIANIAIMAIVALFVLNLITWQAVEPHVNWAIILMYGGAICLGEVMAESGAALWLAEQLFHGWIQSPTAFLLILAMLSVLFTTFMSNSAVIAILLPPALTLCQTYEISPVVATMTVILPSNFAFILPIATPASALAYSSRYIPLGDMVRAGLLLSALGMGCYLLLLWGYWPLIGFV is encoded by the coding sequence GTGAACGAATCGCCCAAAATTTTCATCGACCGCCGTCCGTTGTGGATCGTGGCCTTCGACCGCCTGCGCCGTGGCATCGTGGTGGCGATTCTATTCGCCCTGTTTGTCGTGTTTCTCAATCAGGACGCGCCCGCGGGGCTGACCCCCGAAGCCTACAAGGTGCTGTGCCTGTTCGGGTTGTGCGTCGCGTTGTGGTCCTCCAACGTGATCCCGCTCTCCGTGACCAGCCTGTTCGTCATCGGCGCGGTGCCGCTTTTGGACATTATGGACGCGTCGCAGGTGTACGCGTTTTTCGGCAACAAGGCGGTGTTCTTCATTCTGGGCGCGTTCATTTTGTCGGGCTCGATGATCGCCTGCGGTCTCAGCGTGCGCCTGTCGTTGTGGGTGATCGAGAACTGGGGGCACGATCCGCGCAAGCTGATGGCGTCCATCTACCTGCTGGGCGCGGTCGGGTCCTGCTTCATGTCCGAGCACGCCGTGGCGGCGATGTTGTTCCCCATTGTGACGGAAATCGTTTCCGCGTTGCAACTCGCGCCGGGCCGGTCGCAGTACGGCAAGATGCTGTACTTCGCGCTGGGCTGGGGCTGCATCATCGGCGGCGCCACCACCGTGCTGGGCGGCGGTCGCGTGCCGCTGGCGGTGGAGATGCTGGAGAAAGGCACAGAGAACGAACACACGTTAGGCATCCTGCAATACTCCGTGCTGTCGTTCCCGGTGATCCCGGTGCTCCTGATCTGCGGCTGGGTGGTGCTCGGGTTCCTGTTCAAGGCGGAAGCGGTGGACGTGACCCCGGCCCTGGACACGCTGGAACGCAAAGCGCTCGGCCTCGGCAAGATTTCATACAAGGAAATGGGCGTCGGCGCGGTGATGGCCGTCACCCTGTTCTTCTGGTTTGCTTTTGGCGACACCTTCGGCATCGCCAACATCGCCATCATGGCCATCGTCGCCCTGTTCGTGCTGAACCTCATCACCTGGCAAGCGGTGGAGCCGCACGTCAACTGGGCCATCATCCTGATGTACGGCGGCGCCATCTGCCTGGGCGAAGTCATGGCCGAGTCCGGCGCCGCGCTGTGGCTGGCCGAACAATTGTTCCACGGCTGGATCCAGTCGCCGACCGCGTTTTTGCTGATCCTCGCCATGCTTTCGGTTTTGTTCACCACCTTCATGAGCAACAGCGCCGTCATCGCCATCCTGCTGCCGCCCGCGCTCACTCTATGCCAGACCTACGAGATCAGTCCCGTGGTGGCGACGATGACGGTGATCCTGCCCAGCAACTTCGCGTTCATCCTGCCCATCGCCACGCCCGCCTCGGCGCTGGCGTATTCCTCCCGTTATATTCCGCTCGGCGACATGGTGAGGGCCGGGCTGTTGCTCAGCGCCCTCGGCATGGGCTGCTACCTGCTTCTGCTGTGGGGATACTGGCCGTTGATCGGGTTCGTGTGA
- the csrA gene encoding carbon storage regulator CsrA: protein MLVLTRKVGESIQINDDITVTVIEVKGKTIRLGIEAAPDTKIYREEVFARIKEENQSAASPQFDPAALHQILQDNIKL from the coding sequence ATGCTGGTTTTGACACGAAAAGTCGGGGAAAGCATCCAGATCAACGACGACATCACGGTGACGGTGATCGAAGTCAAAGGCAAGACCATCCGCCTGGGCATTGAGGCCGCCCCCGACACCAAGATTTACCGCGAAGAAGTGTTCGCCCGCATCAAGGAAGAAAACCAGTCCGCCGCGTCTCCGCAATTCGACCCCGCCGCCCTCCATCAGATTCTGCAGGACAACATCAAGCTATGA
- a CDS encoding glutamate-cysteine ligase family protein, with translation MGLDIPHSQFGETDFEEFKRRLHRETDRLSAWFHEGVFEQEPGYCGFELEAWLVDADFQPAPVNDIILPRIDHPLVVPELARFNFELNSTPQVLSADMLGNMDRELETIWSLCDAHARDAGCGVMAIGILPTITDDALTVANMSSNSRYQALNEQVLRLRNGRNLVLDIKGRDHLHVEHDDVMLESVTTSLQIHIQCPPQHAARHYNLSQVLAAPMAAVTANSPYLFGRDLWDETRIPAFEQSIAVASFRAHDGRTIGRATFGTGYAESSILEPFLENLYAYPILLPIHFDEPEENLSHLRLHNGTIWRWTRPLIGVSDNGAPHLRIEHRVPAAGPSRPDIIANVALLLGLMVHFVHEEPRLEELIPFTQARDNFYRAARNGLCSEIKWIGNRTGTMQELVLDQLVPAARQGLERAGVRQADIDHYIGGIIVPRVRSGQNGARWQRDFVAKHGCDMAALTAAYYRNQNSRRPVHEWSL, from the coding sequence ATGGGCCTGGACATTCCTCATTCCCAGTTTGGCGAAACCGACTTCGAGGAGTTCAAACGCCGTCTGCATCGGGAAACGGACCGGCTGTCGGCGTGGTTCCATGAAGGCGTGTTCGAACAGGAGCCGGGATACTGCGGTTTCGAACTGGAAGCCTGGCTGGTGGACGCCGACTTCCAACCCGCGCCGGTCAACGACATCATCCTGCCGCGTATCGACCACCCTCTCGTCGTGCCGGAACTGGCGCGCTTCAATTTCGAACTCAACAGCACGCCGCAGGTGCTTTCCGCCGACATGCTGGGCAACATGGACCGCGAGCTGGAAACCATCTGGAGCCTGTGCGATGCCCACGCCCGCGACGCCGGCTGCGGCGTCATGGCCATCGGCATCCTGCCCACCATCACCGACGACGCCCTGACCGTTGCCAACATGTCGTCCAACAGCCGTTACCAGGCGCTCAACGAACAGGTGCTGCGCCTGCGCAACGGACGCAATCTCGTTTTGGACATCAAGGGCCGCGACCACCTGCACGTCGAGCACGACGACGTCATGCTGGAATCGGTGACGACGTCGCTGCAAATCCACATCCAGTGTCCGCCACAGCACGCGGCCCGGCATTACAACCTGTCGCAGGTGCTGGCCGCGCCGATGGCCGCCGTCACCGCCAACTCACCGTACCTGTTCGGCCGCGACCTGTGGGACGAAACCCGCATCCCGGCCTTCGAGCAGTCCATCGCCGTCGCCAGTTTCCGCGCCCACGACGGACGCACCATCGGCCGCGCCACCTTCGGCACCGGCTACGCGGAGAGTTCCATCCTCGAACCGTTTCTCGAAAACCTGTACGCGTACCCCATCCTGCTGCCGATCCATTTCGACGAGCCGGAAGAAAACCTAAGCCACCTGCGCCTGCACAACGGCACCATCTGGCGCTGGACGCGGCCCTTGATCGGCGTCAGCGACAACGGCGCGCCGCACCTGCGCATCGAACACCGCGTGCCCGCCGCCGGACCCAGCCGGCCCGACATCATCGCCAACGTCGCCTTGCTGCTCGGCCTCATGGTGCACTTCGTCCATGAAGAACCGCGGCTGGAGGAGTTGATCCCGTTCACACAAGCCCGCGACAACTTTTACCGCGCCGCCCGCAACGGACTGTGCTCGGAAATCAAATGGATCGGCAACCGCACCGGCACCATGCAGGAACTGGTTCTGGATCAACTTGTCCCCGCCGCCCGGCAGGGACTCGAACGCGCCGGCGTGCGGCAGGCGGACATCGACCATTACATCGGCGGCATCATCGTGCCGCGTGTGCGCTCGGGGCAAAACGGCGCGCGCTGGCAACGCGACTTCGTCGCCAAACACGGATGCGACATGGCGGCGTTGACCGCCGCCTATTACCGCAATCAGAACAGCCGCCGTCCGGTCCACGAGTGGAGCCTGTGA
- the aroE gene encoding shikimate dehydrogenase, which translates to MICVPIVGPNMDRALEDIDACRHAADFIEFRLDLIADHNLPRLIQAAGDKPYIVTNRSKMDGGQYPGNEADRVAILKQAIEQDAMYVDIETSTPSDLLRSVLENKGNSKIILSHHDFTRTDDKIESLYELMTQMPADVLKLSTYAQDLNDNLKLLQLLNRARRDEVSLIAFCMGEKGEISRILSPMYGGWLTFGSLDRGRESAPGQIPATTLKDIYRVNDLKLDSRIFGVIGDPVNKSMGYLIHNRAFQELNLPYVYVPFWAKSVTRFFNAFEAFFGGLSVTMPFKEDIMKQLDRIDPLAEKIGAVNTVVREGSDWVGYNTDVTGALEALNAVTELKGKKVLIIGAGGTAKAIGYGVGSEGATLTLTYNRNKEKAEALAQELNAELISVRDVDRREVDVLINCSPAGMTPNTQDTPYPARLLKPGMVVFDSVYNPMETRLIREAKEKGCTVVPGIELFLNQAIQQLELWTGKTPPRAPLRDVVETRLRDLEAKGI; encoded by the coding sequence ATGATTTGCGTTCCCATCGTCGGTCCCAACATGGACCGCGCGCTTGAAGACATCGACGCCTGCCGCCATGCCGCCGACTTCATCGAGTTTCGCCTGGATTTGATTGCCGATCACAACCTGCCGCGCCTCATCCAGGCCGCCGGAGACAAACCCTACATCGTCACCAACCGTTCCAAAATGGACGGCGGCCAGTACCCCGGCAACGAGGCAGACCGCGTCGCCATCCTCAAGCAGGCCATCGAACAGGACGCGATGTACGTCGATATCGAAACCTCCACGCCCTCGGACCTGCTGCGCTCGGTGCTCGAAAACAAAGGCAACTCGAAGATCATTCTGTCGCACCACGATTTCACCCGCACCGACGATAAAATCGAATCGCTCTACGAACTGATGACGCAGATGCCCGCCGACGTGCTGAAGCTCAGCACCTACGCCCAGGACCTCAACGACAACCTGAAACTGCTGCAACTGCTCAACCGCGCGCGCCGCGACGAGGTGTCGCTGATCGCCTTCTGCATGGGCGAGAAGGGCGAGATCAGCCGCATTCTGTCGCCCATGTACGGCGGCTGGCTGACGTTCGGCTCGCTCGACCGGGGACGCGAAAGCGCGCCGGGGCAGATTCCGGCGACGACGCTCAAGGACATCTACCGCGTCAACGACCTCAAACTGGACAGCCGCATCTTCGGCGTCATCGGCGATCCGGTCAACAAGAGCATGGGCTACCTCATCCACAACCGCGCCTTTCAGGAACTGAACCTGCCTTATGTGTACGTGCCCTTCTGGGCGAAAAGCGTGACGCGCTTCTTCAACGCCTTCGAAGCTTTCTTCGGCGGCCTCAGCGTGACCATGCCGTTCAAGGAGGACATCATGAAGCAGCTCGACCGCATCGATCCGCTCGCGGAAAAAATCGGCGCGGTCAACACCGTGGTGCGCGAAGGCAGCGACTGGGTGGGCTACAACACGGATGTCACCGGCGCCCTGGAAGCGCTCAACGCGGTGACGGAACTCAAAGGCAAGAAGGTGCTCATCATCGGCGCCGGCGGCACGGCGAAAGCCATCGGTTACGGCGTGGGCAGCGAGGGCGCGACGCTCACCCTCACCTACAACCGCAATAAAGAAAAAGCCGAGGCGCTGGCCCAGGAATTGAATGCGGAACTCATCAGCGTCCGCGATGTGGACCGCCGCGAGGTCGATGTCCTCATCAACTGCTCGCCCGCCGGCATGACGCCCAACACGCAAGACACGCCCTACCCGGCGCGCCTCTTGAAACCCGGCATGGTGGTGTTCGACTCGGTGTACAACCCGATGGAGACGCGCCTGATCCGCGAAGCCAAAGAAAAAGGCTGCACCGTGGTTCCGGGCATCGAGCTGTTCCTCAACCAGGCGATCCAGCAACTGGAACTGTGGACCGGCAAGACCCCGCCGCGTGCGCCGCTGCGCGATGTCGTCGAAACCCGCCTGCGCGATCTGGAAGCAAAAGGAATTTGA
- a CDS encoding formylglycine-generating enzyme family protein encodes MRLLLGLLLGGLVSACASATAREASDMVSVPTGDFTMGSSEEDIQWAAKTFFSESLDYYRDETPAHTVHLEAYEIDKHEVTIQAYQTFMQTTGHVAPKYMDEKKFNQPTQPVVGVNWQDAHDFCQWAGKRLPTEAEWEKAARGTDRRHYPWGRDPVETFANVRGTKDGFRYTAPGGSFPRNKSPYGAFDMAGNVWEWTADWYQPYPGNMTGNDLYGQTFRVMRGGSWFSNMDLARTAVRGKLTPDQRQNYIGFRCAR; translated from the coding sequence ATGCGTCTGCTTCTGGGCCTGCTGCTCGGCGGGCTGGTTTCCGCCTGCGCCTCGGCCACGGCGCGGGAGGCTTCCGACATGGTTTCCGTCCCCACCGGGGACTTCACCATGGGCAGTTCCGAGGAAGACATCCAGTGGGCCGCCAAAACCTTTTTTTCCGAATCCCTCGACTATTACCGGGACGAAACGCCCGCCCACACCGTTCATCTCGAAGCCTACGAAATCGACAAACACGAAGTCACGATACAGGCCTACCAGACCTTCATGCAGACCACGGGACACGTCGCACCCAAATACATGGACGAGAAAAAATTCAACCAGCCCACGCAACCGGTGGTCGGCGTGAACTGGCAGGACGCCCACGATTTCTGCCAGTGGGCGGGCAAACGCCTGCCTACGGAAGCGGAATGGGAAAAGGCCGCACGCGGCACCGATCGCCGCCATTACCCCTGGGGCCGCGACCCGGTCGAAACATTCGCCAATGTGCGTGGCACGAAAGACGGTTTCCGCTACACCGCGCCCGGGGGGAGTTTCCCGCGGAACAAAAGCCCTTACGGCGCCTTCGATATGGCGGGCAATGTGTGGGAATGGACCGCCGACTGGTACCAGCCCTATCCCGGCAATATGACCGGCAACGATTTATACGGGCAAACCTTCCGCGTCATGCGCGGCGGCTCCTGGTTTTCCAATATGGATTTGGCGCGTACGGCGGTTCGCGGTAAACTGACCCCGGATCAGCGACAGAATTATATCGGGTTTCGGTGTGCGCGTTGA
- a CDS encoding LeuD/DmdB family oxidoreductase small subunit gives MKKKISGRAYVLGNNIDTDQIIPAQHLVYSLSDPEESKNYGKFALSGVPAEAAGLPQGNKPFVEDGYQSPYTIVIGGKNFGCGSSREHAPACMEIAGVQAVIAESYARIFYRNSVDGGFFIPLETKDPLTDKVQTGDELEIDLETSTLTNTTQNVTHPLQPLGDVIDIIEAGNIFEYARKSGLIQSN, from the coding sequence ATGAAAAAGAAAATCTCGGGACGGGCTTACGTCCTCGGCAACAACATCGACACCGACCAGATCATCCCGGCGCAGCACCTGGTGTACAGCCTGAGTGATCCGGAAGAAAGCAAGAATTACGGCAAGTTTGCGCTGTCCGGCGTGCCCGCGGAGGCGGCGGGGCTGCCGCAAGGCAACAAACCGTTCGTCGAAGACGGCTACCAGTCGCCGTACACCATCGTCATCGGCGGCAAGAACTTCGGTTGCGGTTCGTCACGCGAACACGCTCCGGCGTGCATGGAGATCGCCGGCGTGCAGGCGGTGATTGCGGAATCCTACGCCCGCATCTTCTACCGCAACTCGGTGGACGGCGGCTTCTTCATTCCGCTCGAAACCAAAGACCCGCTGACCGACAAGGTGCAGACCGGTGACGAGCTGGAAATCGATCTGGAGACCAGCACACTGACCAACACCACACAAAACGTGACGCACCCGTTGCAACCGCTGGGCGATGTCATCGACATCATCGAGGCCGGAAACATTTTCGAATACGCCCGGAAATCCGGTCTGATCCAGAGCAACTGA
- a CDS encoding formylglycine-generating enzyme family protein — protein sequence MAADSVTAQETEQVLEGMTLIPAGPFTAGPPDAPRTMHLDAFYIDTHEVTQREYETVTGRNPSFFKDPDRPVEKVDWFEARDYCKQIGRRLPTDWEWEKAAKAGTKTSYYWGDAPAADHAWYKDNANKQTHPVGQKTPNAFGLYDMAGNVWEWTASDHENGGKVQRGGSWRNGEETLQSAYRILSLPHYQYHYVGFRCADSVKPRR from the coding sequence TTGGCCGCCGATTCCGTCACCGCGCAGGAAACGGAACAGGTGCTCGAGGGCATGACGTTGATTCCCGCCGGACCCTTCACCGCCGGGCCGCCGGATGCGCCGCGCACGATGCACCTCGACGCGTTTTACATCGATACCCACGAAGTGACGCAGCGCGAGTACGAAACGGTCACGGGACGCAATCCCTCCTTCTTTAAAGACCCCGACCGTCCGGTGGAAAAGGTGGACTGGTTCGAAGCCCGCGATTACTGCAAACAGATTGGACGCCGCCTGCCGACGGACTGGGAATGGGAAAAGGCGGCGAAGGCGGGTACGAAAACTTCCTATTACTGGGGCGATGCGCCTGCGGCCGATCACGCCTGGTACAAAGACAACGCAAACAAGCAGACGCACCCCGTCGGGCAAAAAACACCGAACGCCTTCGGCCTGTACGACATGGCGGGCAATGTGTGGGAATGGACGGCGAGCGATCATGAAAACGGCGGCAAAGTCCAGCGCGGCGGTTCCTGGCGCAACGGCGAAGAAACATTGCAGAGCGCGTACCGCATCCTCAGCCTGCCGCATTACCAGTACCATTATGTTGGTTTCCGTTGTGCAGACTCTGTGAAGCCACGCCGCTGA